The DNA segment TACACTATCAGGCATTGATGGAGCAGATTTATGCCAAACGGCGTTGATAGTGAAGATCTACGCGGCGGTGAAGGGCAGATTGCAGCGCGCGGCGACTGGGTTACGGTGCGCTACGATGGGTATGTGCAGCAAGGCGATCTGTTTCAAACCCGCGTGACCTGCTCCTTTCGTCTGCATCGCCGCGACGTGATCCCTGGCCTGGTCTATGGCATCGCAAGCATGCGCGTCGGTGGGCGGCGGCGCATCCGGATCAGCCCGTATCTGGCGTATGGCGCGACGGGCGTACCGGGGCTGATCCCACCTCAGGCGGTGCTCGTCTTTGATCTGGAACTGCTTGGCGTAAAGGCGGCTGGATGAGAGCACCGCTGGAAGCAGCTACCGAGTCGCGCGAATCGGCACCCTCCCGCACCATGCTGCGAGAGGGTGTTGTACGCGATGGTATGTGATTGATCGATGCTGCCTAGCGCTTCTCAAGCGCTACCCAGCGCCGATCTTTCTCGCTGCTATAGACCGACTGGGGCCGGATAATGCGGTTGAGCGCGATCTGCTCGAAGCAGTGGGCGGTCCAGCCTGCCACGCGGCTGATCGCGAACGTCGGCGTGAACATCTCGGTCGGCAGGTCCAGGCCATAGAGCAGCAGCGCTGTGTAGAACTCGACATTGGTCTGCAATCTGCGGCCCGGCTTGTACTCGTTCAGCAGCGCAAGCGCCGTCTGCTCGACATGCCGCGCCAGATCGTACAGCCGTGTATCGCCGTCGGTGCGGTACAGCCGCTCCGCCGCAGCCGAGAGCACATCGGCGCGCGGATCGCGCACTTTGTAGACCCGATGCCCGAAGCCCATCAGCCGCTCGCCGCGCTCCAGCTTGGCCCGCAGATACGCCTCCGCCCGCTCCGCCGCCCCGATCTCGAAGACCATATCCAGCGCAGGGCCGGGAGCGCCGCCGTGGAGCGGCCCTTTTAGCGCGCCAATCGCGCCGGTGATCGCCGAGATCATATCCGACTGTGTGGAGACGATCACTCTGGCGGTGAACGTCGAGGCGTTCAGCCCGTGGTCGACGACCGTGTTCAGATAAGTTTCGAGGCCGCGCACGCGCTCGGCGCTCGGCTCCTCGCCCGACAGCATGTACAGGTAGTTGGCGGCGTGGCTCAGATCGGCGCGCGGCGCGATCGGCTCCTGGTTGCGCCGCAGCCGCCAGTAGGCCGCGACGATCGTCGGGAAGCACGCAACCAGGGTGAGCGCGTCGTGCTGCGGATCGTCGCTGGCAGCGCCGGGCGCGTGCAGGCTAAGCGTGCTGGTCGCCATACGCAGCACGTCCATCGTCGGAGCCTGCTGTGCCGCCGCAGTGCGCAGCAGATCGAGCGTGGCCTGCGGCAGCGCCCGGCGTTCGGCAAGCCTCTCCCGCAGCGCGGTCAACTGCCGGGCGGTCGGCAGCGCGTCGTACCACAGCAGATGGATCGTTTCTTCAAACTCGGCCTGCCCCGCCAGCGCTTCTACCGCAAAGCCCGCGATGATTAGCTCGCCCGCCTGCCCGTCGACGCTGCTCAGCCGGGTCTGCGCCGCGATCACGCCCTCCAAACCCGATTTGACTGGTGTATCTATTGCCATACGCTTGCTCCTGGCTATTCGCTGTTCAAAGGTTGTCCTTTAGGAGCGAGTATAGACACATGCATATATGTTGTCAATATTGA comes from the Herpetosiphonaceae bacterium genome and includes:
- a CDS encoding FKBP-type peptidyl-prolyl cis-trans isomerase encodes the protein MPNGVDSEDLRGGEGQIAARGDWVTVRYDGYVQQGDLFQTRVTCSFRLHRRDVIPGLVYGIASMRVGGRRRIRISPYLAYGATGVPGLIPPQAVLVFDLELLGVKAAG
- a CDS encoding citrate synthase/methylcitrate synthase, producing MAIDTPVKSGLEGVIAAQTRLSSVDGQAGELIIAGFAVEALAGQAEFEETIHLLWYDALPTARQLTALRERLAERRALPQATLDLLRTAAAQQAPTMDVLRMATSTLSLHAPGAASDDPQHDALTLVACFPTIVAAYWRLRRNQEPIAPRADLSHAANYLYMLSGEEPSAERVRGLETYLNTVVDHGLNASTFTARVIVSTQSDMISAITGAIGALKGPLHGGAPGPALDMVFEIGAAERAEAYLRAKLERGERLMGFGHRVYKVRDPRADVLSAAAERLYRTDGDTRLYDLARHVEQTALALLNEYKPGRRLQTNVEFYTALLLYGLDLPTEMFTPTFAISRVAGWTAHCFEQIALNRIIRPQSVYSSEKDRRWVALEKR